A stretch of DNA from Telopea speciosissima isolate NSW1024214 ecotype Mountain lineage chromosome 5, Tspe_v1, whole genome shotgun sequence:
TTTCCtcttaatatattttcttttgttcaccaaaaaaaaaaaagtgtttgtGATTGGGCTGGGCTTGCATTTTCAGCCCAAGTAGTTCTGGGCAGCACTGTTTCAGATCCTAGGTCAACATTGTTCTAAAAGTCCAGCCCAGATGATCAAGTTGATTCCAGTTCCACAAAGGTACAAATGCATCATTAATCTTCTAGAactctcaaaaccctaactcataGTTGATTGATTCTAGAATGAATGAAAGGCATCCAATCTTCCTAAACTCTCAAACAGCAAACATGGAAACAGATATGATACCAGAGGTAATCTTGAGCTCTGGACATAGAATGCCAGTGATAGGTTTTGGAACTGTATTTGACCCTCTCCCTCCACTAAACCTTCTCACTTCTACTCTGGTTGAAGCCATCGAGGTCGGCTACCGACACTTTGACACTGCTTCTCTTTACCAAACTGAAGATGCTGTCGGCCAAGCCATAGCCAAAGCACTTGAGCAGGGCTTGATCAAGAACCGCAGTGACGTTTTCATTACCTCAAAGCTTTGGTGTTCAGATGCAGACCATGATCTTGTCCTCCCAGCACTCAAGGAAACACTCAAGTAATTGCCTTTACCGATCTTTGAACTTCCTGCTCCCAATCAATCTATTTAATTAATCTCGAATTTGTTTTAATGTTGTACAAATAGGAAATTGGGACTAGATTATGTGGATCTATATCTGGTGCACTGGCCGGTAAGGTTGAAACAAGGAGTTGGCATCTTTTGCCAAAAGGAGGATATTCTTCCATTTGATATGAGAGGGACATGGGAAGCCATGGAAGAGTGTTGCAGGCTGGGCTTAGCAAAATCTATTGGTGTCAGCAACTTCTCTTGCAAGAAGCTCTCCCAACTTCTAGCCCATGCCACCATTCCTCCTGCTGTTAATCAGGTATTTGACAGAGAAACCATAAagattttgatgataataaaGGGCGAAACACTGTAGTGATGATAGTGATGAATGGGATTTGAATTTGTATCAGGTGAAAATGAATCCTGTTTGGCAGCAGAGAAAGATGAGAGATTTCTGCAAGGAAAAAGGGATTCATGTGTGCGCCTGGTCTCCTCTGGGAGGATATGGAGATAAGTGGGGTTCACCTGCTGTGATGGAGAATCCGGTTCTCAAAGATATAGCGATGGCTAAGGGGAAGAGTATTGCACAGGTATCAGAATTTAtaggggttttaaaatttttttgtttcttaataCAAGTAATTTTTTATGGTTCAACAGCTCTAGTCATGTCCACAGATTTCACTGAGGTGGGTATATCAGCAAGGAGCAAATCCAATCGTGAAGAGCTTCAATAGGGAgtggatgaaagaaaacctcCAAATCTTTGATTGGGAACTTAGCCAAGAAGATCTGGATAAGATTAACCAGATTCTACAGACAAATGGATTTTCAGGGAATATGTTTGTTTCTCCAAACGGGCCTTATAAGTCATTGGAGGAACTTTGGGATGGAGAGGTGTAAGATCACCCCTTGCTTCTTGTATctcctaaaaaaaatatgaaatggaTTCACCGCTTCCATCTGCATAATTGTATAAGAAAATAAGCAAAGAAGGGAACTTCAGGAACAGAGTAAGCGCTTGTTCTGTTCGTCATTCCATCTTCTCTTGCAACCATGGTTAGTAATCTCAGATCGGATTGGTCAAAATCGTCCGGATTGGATCGGTTTTAACCTAGATCGATCCTGTCCGGTATTAGTGGATTGTTTCTTAGATTGGTCAATTCGGTCAGATTGTTTGACTCTTAGAATCGGATTGATTGGTTT
This window harbors:
- the LOC122661043 gene encoding methylecgonone reductase-like, producing MNERHPIFLNSQTANMETDMIPEVILSSGHRMPVIGFGTVFDPLPPLNLLTSTLVEAIEVGYRHFDTASLYQTEDAVGQAIAKALEQGLIKNRSDVFITSKLWCSDADHDLVLPALKETLKKLGLDYVDLYLVHWPVRLKQGVGIFCQKEDILPFDMRGTWEAMEECCRLGLAKSIGVSNFSCKKLSQLLAHATIPPAVNQVKMNPVWQQRKMRDFCKEKGIHVCAWSPLGGYGDKWGSPAVMENPVLKDIAMAKGKSIAQISLRWVYQQGANPIVKSFNREWMKENLQIFDWELSQEDLDKINQILQTNGFSGNMFVSPNGPYKSLEELWDGEV